The genomic DNA CTAAGGAGACCTGACATGAAAATGACCGAAGAAATACCTGAAGGCCTGCTCAACCTCCTCGAGATGGTTGTGCGGTGCTATGACTGCTGACTATCATGCGGCGCTCACCTCGTCGTTGTCGATGAAGAGGGCCGCGAGATAGTACGGAAGGAGCTCGTGACTGGCGGTGGATGAAGGTACGGCCGCAAACTCTGGGCTGTACTCGACGACCTTGCAAGGGTCGCCGTCACCCTCCTTCTTTCCCCTTTGTTTTATTGCTTAATACTGTAGATATTCACTAAGAGATAGCAGTCGTGAAAATGTCGTTTATATTGTTTTGAAAAAATCGATCCATTTCATCGCTGGAACCCCTGCAACCTTTAGTTTTAGACAATCTTTAATATATTTGGACATAACTCCGGTACGGGCAATTCGTCCAAAATTATGGCCTCCGTTATATTCAGGTTTGTCTTCTATTTTTTCGCGCCCTGTAGGATATGGCTTTACATCAGTGGGCATCATGATCTTACGACTTGTTTCTGTAGCACGTTGTTTTTGCCACCACCAATTCCGATATTCAGCTACATACCGACATGGCTTAATAAATGGATTAAAAATAATTGGCTGCCCAGATAATACGTTTTCTAGTGCCCATGGATATAATACAAGAAGGTCTTGTTCTGTACATGCATTAGCGTTTACCTTAAACCGTGCACTTGGAACTTTTTCTTTAGACAAGAGATACCAACTTTTGAGTTCAATACCAAGGAGAGGGTCTGGATTATCTTTCTTGACAAGTCTAACATCCGGGAATATTTCCGCTTCTCTAATAAAATAATATTCTGTGTATTTGTCGTCCGGATCCCATACGGAATGTAGTTTATTTAATGATGCAACTATGTTTGTTTCAATAGCAGCAGCGATAAGGCTCCCAAGGGTGAAAATATCCGTTGCCTCGATTCCTGATATAGATATTTTAGCCTCAAAATAATTAGGTAGAAGAATCAGCGTCTTTTTCACATTCGTCCATAGAGAGAAATGTTTCCAAGCCGATGGCTCCTTTTCTGTAGGTTTCTTGGTCATGTTGCATCAATCGCTCCGTAGCCATTTTAAAAAGATTAACATTAATTTCCGCAGAATAACATTGTCTTCCAAGCTCAAGAGCAGCCACTGCACCCGTACAGAGACCACCAAATGGTTCCCATACGATATCATTCTCATCAGAAGTCGCTCTGATTATTAATTTAATTAACTCTAACGGTTTTTGATTGGGGTGTAATGCCTTGCCGCTCTTGGCCCACATTCGCTCGCTACTATGAAGCGAAGGAGTACGCCAAACGTTTGTGACACCTACTTCACAATAGAACTTTGAGCGCATTACTTGCCATTCGGCCTTTGTAAGGGGTCTGATCCCGTCTAAAGAGAAATACGGACGCCCTGAAGGATCTCCGTATTTATTTACATATTTTACCATTTTTGAAAATGCATCAGGTGGTGGAAAATAGAAGAGATGATCTTTTGTCAGATATTTTCTAGTTGCTGCATTCTTTACACCGCATGCCTCATTGGCCTTATATAACGGAATCCCGGAGCGTTCCCATTCGTGACGAAGCCATCTTTGCATAGAAACTTTTTCACCATCGATCTGGAATTCTGCTTTTTTTATGTACAATACACAGACTTCAGTGACTACCGGAAATTGACGTAATGTTTCTGTATTTGAGTTACCCGCGACGTGAGCAATTCCCTTGTCCCACACATTACAACTTACGTATTCCCAGCCATATTTTTCAAGGATAGGGTGTACTTTTGCCCAACCAATTTCGCGGTTCCAAAACCATAAGGATGTAAGTGGTGTAGCATGTTCTGACCATTTTTTTATGTGCGGTTCATACCATTCGGCAAGGTCGTGTGCAGTTCTAGGGTCTCCGGTCCATTGCGCAAGACCATAGGCCCCATCGGATATGATTACAGTTGGGGATGGCCATTTGTCATATAGTTCCATAACATCGCAGTTGTAAAGATGGACACCATCCTTTTCGACTGGATTATCACATCGGCCATCATTATCCAAAGGATCACACTCAATTAGTTGTACCAAGGAGCTGTTATCATTCATAATCCTCGTCTTTACCTTATTAACGCCACGATGGATTACTTGTGTATTTGATCACTTAGATGTACCAAGTTCCTCTTTACTTTCATTTAGTGGTTTGTTACTATTTTGTTTACTGCTCACCCACATGTAACCAAAGATCAATAGAAAGGTCACTAGTGCCATTACAAAGGTAAGAGTGCCTGACTCCAAAATGCCTGCATTTAGTGACTGGGGAATATCCTGAAAGATTCTCAGAGCGCAACTGTCCCCCTCGATGATCGTGCCATTGATACGTAATACTGTATCTCCAGTGGCATAGAATCTATACGTCATAGATGCATAAGCCGTAACCAGTTCATTGTTATCCGAATCGGATGTTTCAGATGAGTGAATTGATCGCGTGAATAGTACGGTTCCATTTAATTGAAGGCTGACTATTGCAGAGGCTGACACGGAGTCATAGTCTTGGTGTGCGACATCGATATCAACATCGTAATAGTGGCCGCCGCTGACGGTGATCATTGTTGATATGTTCTTATTTGGTGAACTTTCGGAATGGATAAGGTGTTCATCACGTAACGTAAATAGGTTCACAATTGAGACTGCACTGATTATCAGCATCACAACCGATATTAAAATAGAAATCTTCAAAATTTTCTTCTTGTTCATCATTTATCGACCTTTACATATTTAGTGACCACGAGAATCACAGATAATGTTTTTACGTACTGATAGACCCCTATAACATCAAAAAATTGTCTATACAAATTTGTTGTAATTATTTTCTTTTTTAAGCACGGATTTCATTAGTGGAATAATATTTCGAGCAATATTTTTATTATATCCCTTGATGGCTGAACGGGATTCGTCGCCAAAGCCTTTTTGTGAACTCAAGGATTTTGAAAGATATGGATCGACGAATTGGTCTAGTTGTGCTTCTACCAATTATTATCGTATCAGGTGGATTGGTTTTTTACGGCCTACAAGATGTGAACACTGGCGATACCGTGTCTTTCTCGATCCAAGATCGTACAGTTGACGATTTTGGATACGTGCTTCAGTATGACGCCTACCAGACTCGGAAAGGGGCAATCTCTGCTCTTACAGAGAGCAAGTATGATCTATTGGTCATGGACGGATATTATCAAGATGATGCATGGACAACTGAAGAGATCCAGACTATTTCGAATGGTACCGATGAGACCAGCACGAAGATTCTTTTGTGTTACATGAGTATTGGCGAGGCTGAGGACTATCGTCAATATTGGAACGAGTCATGGGACGCTGATCATAATGGTGTGCCTGATGCAGGTGCTCCCGATTGGTTGGATAGTGAGAATCCCGACTGGCCCGGGAATTACAAGGTTCATTATTGGGACTCGGATTGGCAACGGATTATCTTTGGGACAAATGATTCGTATCTTGACCAGATCATTGCACAGGGCTTTGACGGTGTGTATCTGGACATCATAGATGCCTACGAATTTTATGAGGACCAGGGTGTCGAGCAGGCGGCTCAGCTGATGGTGGATTTTGTTGCCGCTCTCTCACACTATGCTAAGACTGCACGTTCTGATTTTCTGATCGTTCCTCAGAATGGTGAACATCTGGCAACTTGTATTCCCGAGTATCTGGGATATGTTGACGGTATCGGGCGCGAAGATGTCTTTACCATGGATGACGAAGCGACCAGTGCAGCCTCACGCAACCAGACCATTACAGATCTGAATCTCTTTCTCACTGCAGGGAAGTTTGTTCTTATCGTTGAGTATCCGACCACTGCTCCACTGATCACCGAATGCTACGAGACCGCTCAAAGAAATGGATTCCTGTGTTATGTTGGTCCAAGGGATCTTGATGGACTACACGTGAATGCGGGTCATGCGCCTGATTGATGGGTCTTTTGTAGATGTGACAAGGGGCTATGCGTCCATTTTAAATCGAAGGGGACTGTGCAACGAATGGGTCTAAATCATGAAGGTCACAAAGGCTATCGTGCGGCCGCCCTCTGCAGCCTTTACGGGCTGCATCTCGGAGCATCCTCTTCATCATACTGTGAACCTGGAGAGGGCACTACAGCAACACGCCCAGTATGTCACGACCTTAGAAGAGCTAGGTCTCGAAGTGATCGTCTTAGAACCACAACCAAGTCTTCCAGATGCTTGTTTTGTTGAGGATACAGCAGTGGTCTACGGGAATCGTGCTTTTATCACTCGTCCGAAACCGCAATCCCGTCGAGACGAAATTTCCACTGTGAGACCTGTGCTTGAGCAGTACTTTGACTGTGAAGTGGCAGAGGCGCCTGCAACAATTGAAGGTGGTGATGTGATTCATCTCGCTCATCGTCTGATCTCGGGGCTCTCTCAACGTACAAATCAACAAGGTGTGATGCAGATGAGTTCATGGTTAGGCGTGCCTGTTGATACGATTGAGGCGCCTCAGATCATGCATTTGAAATCATATCTGACTGCCATTGATGACACGACCTTTGTGGGGACTGGCAGGTTTCTTGACCATCCAGTTGTTCAGGATGCGAAAGTGATCTACGTTCCTGATAGCGAACATTATGCTGCTAACACGTTGATGATTAATGGGCGAGTGCTTCTTCCAGCAGGGCATCCAATCACAGCGGAATCGATTACGCGAGCAGGATACGAGGTAATAGAATTAAACATGAGCGAGTTTCAGAAATGTGATGGTGCCCTAACATGTCTCTCCATAACTTTTTAATTGGAATAATCACTAACCAATAGGTTTTTTGAACGCAAAACTGGCTTGATATTTGTGAAAAAAATGAGTTATGGATTTAATTCTTTTCTTTCCCGATTACGTTTCTGCAACGACTTATATACTGCGAGTACATCACTGTTGATTCACACTTGTCTTCATGCAAGTGATAAAATGAACGCGTGGAGGAATGTAATCTGCCTAGTAAACAAATTACCGCCATCGTGGTCATTGTAATCATTGCCATTGCAGGCGTTGGTATTTGGTACGCTACTCAAATGCCCGCCCAGGCCAAGGACACTCTCATAATGGGAACAACAGATTCCGTTGAGGTTAACTTGGACAATGCACGATCATATGACTACTTTGGTTGGGAAATCATAACTGCCCTGAGTTCGGGGTTGGTTGAAATCAAACCGGGTTCAAGTGCTGGACCAAATGACATACAACCTGCTCTTGCAGAGAGTTGGGAACAGAGTTCTGATGGTCTGACTTGGACGTTCACGCTACGTCAGGGTGTAACCTTTGATGGAGCGCGTCCGTTCAATGCATCAGTTGTCAAGTACACCTTTGACCGGAACTGTAACCTCACAGGCAATGGTCTATGGGAGCCTGATGGTCCACAATTGAACATTGGTTATGACTCAATTATCTCCAGTGTTGAGGTAGTTAGTACCTACGTGGTCGCATTTCATCTCAAGATGAAGTTTGCACCATTTTTGCAGCTTATGTCTTGTGCAGCATCCTACATGGTGGATCCAAAGTATGCACCAATGGACCAACTTGTTAACTACAAATCAGGTGATGCACGTGCAAGTCATCCGCTAGGACTTGGTCCGTACATTCTCACCAACTGGACTAGAACTGGATCGCACGACTCAGAGATGAGACTTGAGGCGAACCCATACTACTGGAATAAAGATGCTGGTCTTCCAAAGACAAAGACGATCATCATTAAGATGTTCAGTGATTCAACTGCATTGGGCACTGCAATCTCTTCAGGCCAAATTGACATTGCCTACCGACAGCTGACAGCAGCACAGGTGAACAGCTTCAAGAACAACGCAAAACTGCGTGTGTGGGAAGGTATTGGCGCTCAGATCCAATACATGTGCTTCCAGCAGAGAATTGCACCCTTCAACAATACTGAGGTCAGGAGGGCAATCGCTGCTGCTCTGAACAGGACTCACGTCACTGAGACCGTGTTCTTGAATATGGCTTCGCCATTGTATAGCATCATTCCTGCTGGAATGGCATACCACAAAGATTCGTTCAAGATCTATGGTGATGCCAACTACAGCTACACCCAGACGACCTTGGCAAAGTATGGATATACCTCATCGCACAAGCTCGTGGTTGATCTTTGGTACGAATCTAGTGGTCACTATCCTGAGAGTGCTAAGCAGGCAGCTGTCTACAAGAGTGATCTTGAGGCCAGCGGCGTCATAGAGGTCAATCTCCATTCAGCAGAATGGGGGACCTACGCAGCTAACCGGCGCGCAGGGACGATGGCAGTCTACATCTATGGTTGGTACCCCGACTACATTGATGCAGACAACTATGCATTTCTGCCATTTGCCTCTTGGATTAACATGGGCTACAACAGCACATACCCTGCTGGTGGTGTCCAACAGTACAACTTGTGGATGCAAGGTCGCAGTGCAGCGACTGATGCTGCGCGACAGGATGCATACTATCAGTTGCAGGATCTTCAGGCACAAGAGTGCTCGGTGATTCCGCTCTGGCAGAGTCAGACTACCGCAGTCACATCGACCAGTGTACACGGTGTCGTTCTCGACATTACTGTGAACTGGAGACATTGGCTGCTGTACTGGGGTGCACCTGCTACTACTGGGCCATAAACTCAGAAACTGGGTCTTTTTGGGGAATTCTTGGTAATTCCCCTTCTAAGACCCTTTTATATTATTTAGAAAATTGATGATTAATATATGGAAGGTTGATATCAGATGACACTTAGATCATACGTTGTCGGAAGGGTACTGTTAACAATCCCGATGATTGTCTTATTGTTCACATTTGTATTTCTCATCTTACGATTATTGCCGGGAGATCCGGTACTTCTGCATTTCGAGAAACCACCCGATCCCGCAACAATCGAATTATACAGGCATCAATTGGGATTAGATAAACCGCTGTACCAACAATATATTGACTATTTGATCGGCATATTTCATGGTGATTTTGGCAAATCTATGACTGGTGATTTCGAGCCAGTCAGTTATCAGATACAGGCCCGTTTTCCTGCGACTCTCGAGTTAACTATCTACTCTATGATATTTGCAGTTGTTGTTGGCGTATTTCTTGGTGTGCGTTCAGCAAAGACTTATGGTTCATTGCAAGATAATACAATTCGTATTTTTGGAACCATCACTTATGCAATTCCAGTGTTCTTCTTGGGGATGATTTTGCAGTTTATCTTTGCGATTTGGCTTGGAGTGCTTCCGCCCCTTGGTCGATTTGATATTGGACAGGCACCGCCTCATGTCACAGGTCTCTATACCATAGATAGTATTCTAGCAGGCGATCTTTATTCGTTTGTTACCGCTGTGAGATATCTTATCCTTCCTACTATCACTCTAGGTACCGTTCTTTGTGGTATTTTTATTAGATTAACTCGAACTAATATGTTGGAAACACTGAAACTTGATTTTGTGGATGCTGCGAAAGCACGAGGGCTTTCGGATAATGCCATTACATACCGCTATGCTCTCAAGAATGCGTTCTTGCCGATTCTTACCATGATTGGTCTACAGTTCGCCGCGCTTCTTGCTGGTGCAGTACTTACAGAAATCACTTTTAGCTGGGAAGGCCTTGGATCATTTCTTTTTGAGAAGATCTCTCAACGAGACTACACTGCCATTCAAGGGACTGTTGTATTTTTTGGCATACTTGTGACAATGGTCACATTGGTACTTGATTTGTTGTACGCATATCTGGATCCACGGATCCGATTCTAAGGAGGTCTAAATCAAATGGCGAAAAAATTAGTCAGTGGAATATTTTATAGTCTTGATGCGGCAGAAGGTACTTTCGCTGAAAAGTCTCGTAAGTGGCAAATTTTGGTCGTTTTGGCCATAATATTTGCTCTGATCGTTTTTTCAGGACTGATCTATCTTGCCTCTTTCTCACACAGTGGAATTGGACTTCCTGTGGTTGGAGCAACATTTGGTGCAGGGATTCTCATCTACATATTTAGGCGCATGGACTCTTTCTTCTTGAAGATAGAGCGAATTACAGCCAAGAATCTCACATTCTTTTACCTTGGGCTATCAGGTCTATTCTTGTTATTAGTTGGAGTGGTTGCATTTCTAGTGCTTCCTGTTGAAGGGTCCACCCTTCCTCTTGCCCTCATAATAGGGTCTCTAATGATTACAGCATATTTGTTTTTAATATTCGAGGTTTACCCTATACTGCAAGATCGTGGGGCTCCCGGACTAATAACAATGGCTGGATTAATTATCGTGTTCGCAATCGTCTATATGACAGCGATCTCGAAGTACATTGTGCCATATGACCCATTTACGTTGAATGTCGGACCTACTACCAGTCCGCCAACTTCGGAATTTATTTTCGGTACAACCGAACTGGGTCAGGACATGCTTAGCCGTGTCATAGCTGGCGGAGCAAATATGTTGCAGGTTGCCGTTCTTTCTGTAACTGTTTGTTTTTCAATAGGTGTTCCTATCGGTCTTATTGCTTCATATTATGGTGGGATTATAGACCGTGGGACTTCGTTGGTCATGGATAGTATTTTTGCACTACCGGGTCTGATCCTTGCGATTGCTCTTGCTGCAATGTTGGGGCCGGGGATTGTCAATATGGCTATGGCTATCGCAGTGATTTACATACCCTCGTATTTCAGAGTTGTACGAAGCCAAGTCTTAACAGTCAAAGAATTACCCTACGTGGAAGCTGCGATTGTGCTGGGTGCAAGAAACAGAGACATTCTCATTCGCTATATCTTGCCCAATGTCCTTCCATCAGCTGTTGTTGTTATGACTATCAATTTTGCAGATGCAGTTCTTACGGCAGCAGGTCTGACCTTTGTCGGACTTGGTTTTGGTATAGATGTTCCAGACTGGGGCTATGACCTCTCCAGTGGCCGGCCAATTCTTCTGCAAGTTGGTGCTTGGTGGGTGATCACGTTTCCGGGTCTAATGATCGTTCTACTTGCGATAGGATTTACCCTGACCGGAGAAGGTCTCAACGAGTTGTTGACACCAAAGTTGCAGGAGTGATGATTATGGGTGACTTGGTAACAATCGAAAATCTTTCAGTAGAATACAAAACGAGACGCGGAATCGCGCGTGCAGTAGATAATATTTCTTTATCTATTGCAGAGAATACTACACTTGGACTTGCAGGTGAGAGCGGTTGCGGAAAATCCACCTTAGGGCGATCGATAATCGGACTCGTACCGTATCCGGGTGAGATTGTTGGCGGTCGGATATTCTTTGACGTCGCCGAGCCACATGCATATGAAGGTGGTGAGATTCCGGCCGGAAAGATTGATCTTGTTGGTCTTTCGCCCGAAGAGATGAATGTGCTTCGTGGTGAAGAGATTGCATACATCTTTCAAGACCCAATGACTTCACTCAACCCACTGATGACCATTGGTGCACATTTCACCGAATTGATCCGTACGCATCATCCTGAGATCTCAAAGGAGGATGCTTTGGAACGTGCCGCTGAGGTCCTAGACGCACTTGGGATACTTCCCGAGCGGATGAGTGATTATCCTCACCAGTTCAGTGGTGGAATGCGACAGCGGGTAATGATCGGTCTTGGTCTTGCTTTGAAACCAAAGCTGCTGATCGCAGATGAGCCAACAACGTCACTGGATGTTATCGTTGAGGCTCAGATCATGAAAGAGATGACTCAGTTGAAGGACAAATTCAACCTCACCATGGTTCTGATCACTCATAATCTTGGTGTGCTGGCCCAACATGCGGATAATATTGCTATTGTCTATGCTGGGAGGTTGATGGAACTGGCCTCGACTGATAGTCTATTTGAATCGCCACAGCATCCATACACGCAGGCGTTACTTCAAGCTGTTCCTGATGTTCGCAAGCCTGACAAGACGCTGGCATGGATTCCTGGAAGTCCCCCAGATCTCACCGAACCGATGACTGGATGCATGTTCCGTCCGCGTTGTCCACATGCAAAAGAGATCTGTAAGACAGTGCAGCCTCCTCTTATTGAGCGTGATGGTGGAGGATATGTAGCCTGTCATTTATACTCGGAGGGAACGCAATAATGACAGTACCATTAATTCGTGTAGAAAAACTCAAGAAGTATTTCCCTGTGCAGAAGGGGTTTTTGGACGCTCTACTGACAAGAAATAAGCAGTTTGTCCGGGCTGTCGATGATATTTCCTTTGAGATCCAAAAGGGTGAGGTGCTTGGACTTGCTGGTGAGTCTGGTTCTGGTAAGACAACGACCGGTCGTCTTTGCGTCCGTCTTATTGAACCAACTGATGGTCACATCTATTTCAAAGGACGTGACATAGCTCAGATCAAAGGCAGCGCCCTGCGAATGCTTCGGAGGAAGATCCAGTTTACCTTTCAGGATCCTACGTCGTCGCTTAATCCGCGAATGACAATTGGTCAAGCCATTGCTGATGCATTGCGCCTTCAAGGAATTGGAAGCCCTTCGGACAGGCGAACCGCAGTCGAGGAGGTTCTTGAACGAGTAGGTCTGGCACCAGCCTCTACGTATTATGATCGACTTCCACATCAATTGAGTGGGGGTCAGAAGCAGCGTGTTGTATTTGGGAGAGCCATTATTCTTGGACCCGAGTTTATTGTGACTGATGAACCTGTGGCCATGGTTGATGTGTCGATTAAGGCCCAGCTCCTAGAGCTGATGATGGACTTGAAAAAGGCGTACGACCTCACATACCTGTTCATCTCTCACGATCTCTCTACGGCTCGCCATGTCTGTGATCGGATTGCTATCATGTACCTTGGTAAGATCATCGAGCTTGCAAGTGCTGATGTGATCTATGAAGAGGCATTGCATCCTTACACAGTTGGTCTCATGGGTGCGATTCCTATTCCCGATCCTAAAGCCGAGATGCCTGAAGCAGTACCCCAGGGTGAGATCCCAAGTCCGATCAATCCTCCTTCGGGTTGTCGTTTTCATCCCCGGTGTCCTAAGGCCATGGATATCTGCTCTAAGGTCGAGCCTGAGCTTGTGGATGTGGGGAATGGCCACATGGTCGCGTGTCATCTCTACGACAAATGAGTTGATGTCTTTTGTTACTGGTCCCTTATGGGACCACCCATTTATTTTTACTTAAATTGCTTCTCGATCCGAGTGGGTAATGATCCGTGTCTTGGTGCTCCGTCCAATGCATACTATAATAAGGGAAGAAGTACCAATTGATGTTGCAGGCAACACAACCACAACGCGATTTCCGAGACAGAGTTTAGTGAGGGAGACTACCCAACAACCAACATCCGCCAAAGAACACGCTAGTTTTGGAGACCTGCATATTCGCATAGCGAGTGTATTCGAAATGAGTTACGACAGAGAGCCTGTTGAGGCTACAGTGGCCGAGTTGCGGCCGAGAATGAAGAACGTCACCATTAGTTTCAAAGTTGTTGAGCTAGGTGAGGAACGCGAGGTATCATCGCGTCGAGATATGGAAACACACCGCGTATTGGACGCAACAGTCGGTGATTCCACTGGCACTGTTCAAGTACCATTGTGGGACGACACTATCGATCAGGTTCAAGAAGGACAGACCTACACACTGACCAACGGTTACACCGGACTTTTCCGAGGCAACCTGCGACTCAATGTTGGTAGGTACGGCAAACTCGAAGAGGCTGAGAGCCCAATCGAGGAAGTCAATACTGAAGTGGATATGTCTGCTGAAGAGCATGAAGATGATCGTCGTCGACGCCGAGATTATGGCGGTGGTGGCGGTAGCTACGGTGGTCGCAGTGGCGGCTATGGTGGCGGTGGCTACGGTGGTCGCAGTGGCGGTGGTTACAGCCGAGGCGGTCAGCGAGGTCGCAGTAGCGGCCGAGGCCGACGTTACTAGACTAAGTATTCTAAACTATACTTGAAATCGGTGCGGGCTCTTGCCCGTCACCCGACTTTGTTTTTTTCCTCTCTCTTTAAACTAATAATTTTCCCGAATTATACTTTTATTATGACCATATTACTGATAAGACTCGACACGTTGTTGTGTTTGACAAGTGAGAACAAAATGACATTCGTATTGCACGAGATCGGTCTGGTCAGAAAAACGCAGGGGCGCCTTCCTCAGATAGTGATCCACCAGAGTTTTTGCGAGGCGCTTCTAAATGTTGACAGGTTCTCGCATATCATCGTCCTGTGGTGGATCTCAGGTCGTGACACAGATGATGATCGTTCGACTCTTGTTGTTACTCCGATAGGTGGTCGTATTCCTGAACGCTCTGGTGTCTTCTCGTGTAGGTCTCCATCACGTCCTAATCCGATCGGTCATTCGATCGTTCAAGTCGTGTCAGTAGATATGGCCGCGTGCACCATTGTCGTGGACCAGATCGATGCAAATGATGGCACCCCCATTTTAGACATTAAACCCTATCTTCCCTCCTCGGATCGAGTGGAGAATGCAGTTGTTGCGCCATGGTTTTCTGATTTAGAACATCGATATGAATAGGTCATTAAGTCGGGTATTTGATTGTGTAACCATATTTTATGTATTGCAGTTTTTGAGACAATTCCAAAGCTCTTAAATCCCCGATTATTCCAGATTAATTCGGGTTTAGGGAGTCCCGATAGTGCGGGAAAACAAACCATTGTTCCAAAGTGCGTGAGGCCAGTGAATCATCATACTAGAGAGGCATCCCCAGACAGTCGGCTCACATCAGACGAATCCAGAGGCGGTCTTGCAGTC from Candidatus Thorarchaeota archaeon includes the following:
- a CDS encoding ABC transporter substrate-binding protein; protein product: MVIVIIAIAGVGIWYATQMPAQAKDTLIMGTTDSVEVNLDNARSYDYFGWEIITALSSGLVEIKPGSSAGPNDIQPALAESWEQSSDGLTWTFTLRQGVTFDGARPFNASVVKYTFDRNCNLTGNGLWEPDGPQLNIGYDSIISSVEVVSTYVVAFHLKMKFAPFLQLMSCAASYMVDPKYAPMDQLVNYKSGDARASHPLGLGPYILTNWTRTGSHDSEMRLEANPYYWNKDAGLPKTKTIIIKMFSDSTALGTAISSGQIDIAYRQLTAAQVNSFKNNAKLRVWEGIGAQIQYMCFQQRIAPFNNTEVRRAIAAALNRTHVTETVFLNMASPLYSIIPAGMAYHKDSFKIYGDANYSYTQTTLAKYGYTSSHKLVVDLWYESSGHYPESAKQAAVYKSDLEASGVIEVNLHSAEWGTYAANRRAGTMAVYIYGWYPDYIDADNYAFLPFASWINMGYNSTYPAGGVQQYNLWMQGRSAATDAARQDAYYQLQDLQAQECSVIPLWQSQTTAVTSTSVHGVVLDITVNWRHWLLYWGAPATTGP
- a CDS encoding N(G),N(G)-dimethylarginine dimethylaminohydrolase → MKVTKAIVRPPSAAFTGCISEHPLHHTVNLERALQQHAQYVTTLEELGLEVIVLEPQPSLPDACFVEDTAVVYGNRAFITRPKPQSRRDEISTVRPVLEQYFDCEVAEAPATIEGGDVIHLAHRLISGLSQRTNQQGVMQMSSWLGVPVDTIEAPQIMHLKSYLTAIDDTTFVGTGRFLDHPVVQDAKVIYVPDSEHYAANTLMINGRVLLPAGHPITAESITRAGYEVIELNMSEFQKCDGALTCLSITF
- a CDS encoding endo alpha-1,4 polygalactosaminidase; this translates as MDRRIGLVVLLPIIIVSGGLVFYGLQDVNTGDTVSFSIQDRTVDDFGYVLQYDAYQTRKGAISALTESKYDLLVMDGYYQDDAWTTEEIQTISNGTDETSTKILLCYMSIGEAEDYRQYWNESWDADHNGVPDAGAPDWLDSENPDWPGNYKVHYWDSDWQRIIFGTNDSYLDQIIAQGFDGVYLDIIDAYEFYEDQGVEQAAQLMVDFVAALSHYAKTARSDFLIVPQNGEHLATCIPEYLGYVDGIGREDVFTMDDEATSAASRNQTITDLNLFLTAGKFVLIVEYPTTAPLITECYETAQRNGFLCYVGPRDLDGLHVNAGHAPD
- a CDS encoding ABC transporter permease; its protein translation is MTLRSYVVGRVLLTIPMIVLLFTFVFLILRLLPGDPVLLHFEKPPDPATIELYRHQLGLDKPLYQQYIDYLIGIFHGDFGKSMTGDFEPVSYQIQARFPATLELTIYSMIFAVVVGVFLGVRSAKTYGSLQDNTIRIFGTITYAIPVFFLGMILQFIFAIWLGVLPPLGRFDIGQAPPHVTGLYTIDSILAGDLYSFVTAVRYLILPTITLGTVLCGIFIRLTRTNMLETLKLDFVDAAKARGLSDNAITYRYALKNAFLPILTMIGLQFAALLAGAVLTEITFSWEGLGSFLFEKISQRDYTAIQGTVVFFGILVTMVTLVLDLLYAYLDPRIRF
- a CDS encoding site-specific DNA-methyltransferase; this encodes MDNDGRCDNPVEKDGVHLYNCDVMELYDKWPSPTVIISDGAYGLAQWTGDPRTAHDLAEWYEPHIKKWSEHATPLTSLWFWNREIGWAKVHPILEKYGWEYVSCNVWDKGIAHVAGNSNTETLRQFPVVTEVCVLYIKKAEFQIDGEKVSMQRWLRHEWERSGIPLYKANEACGVKNAATRKYLTKDHLFYFPPPDAFSKMVKYVNKYGDPSGRPYFSLDGIRPLTKAEWQVMRSKFYCEVGVTNVWRTPSLHSSERMWAKSGKALHPNQKPLELIKLIIRATSDENDIVWEPFGGLCTGAVAALELGRQCYSAEINVNLFKMATERLMQHDQETYRKGAIGLETFLSMDECEKDADSST
- a CDS encoding ABC transporter permease — encoded protein: MAKKLVSGIFYSLDAAEGTFAEKSRKWQILVVLAIIFALIVFSGLIYLASFSHSGIGLPVVGATFGAGILIYIFRRMDSFFLKIERITAKNLTFFYLGLSGLFLLLVGVVAFLVLPVEGSTLPLALIIGSLMITAYLFLIFEVYPILQDRGAPGLITMAGLIIVFAIVYMTAISKYIVPYDPFTLNVGPTTSPPTSEFIFGTTELGQDMLSRVIAGGANMLQVAVLSVTVCFSIGVPIGLIASYYGGIIDRGTSLVMDSIFALPGLILAIALAAMLGPGIVNMAMAIAVIYIPSYFRVVRSQVLTVKELPYVEAAIVLGARNRDILIRYILPNVLPSAVVVMTINFADAVLTAAGLTFVGLGFGIDVPDWGYDLSSGRPILLQVGAWWVITFPGLMIVLLAIGFTLTGEGLNELLTPKLQE
- a CDS encoding ABC transporter ATP-binding protein; its protein translation is MGDLVTIENLSVEYKTRRGIARAVDNISLSIAENTTLGLAGESGCGKSTLGRSIIGLVPYPGEIVGGRIFFDVAEPHAYEGGEIPAGKIDLVGLSPEEMNVLRGEEIAYIFQDPMTSLNPLMTIGAHFTELIRTHHPEISKEDALERAAEVLDALGILPERMSDYPHQFSGGMRQRVMIGLGLALKPKLLIADEPTTSLDVIVEAQIMKEMTQLKDKFNLTMVLITHNLGVLAQHADNIAIVYAGRLMELASTDSLFESPQHPYTQALLQAVPDVRKPDKTLAWIPGSPPDLTEPMTGCMFRPRCPHAKEICKTVQPPLIERDGGGYVACHLYSEGTQ